A single genomic interval of Streptomyces sp. 1222.5 harbors:
- a CDS encoding pentapeptide repeat-containing protein: MARRATGGGPAARAGVKGARRPELRLPPLRPWAGGGLEPDGDYDGLEFREADLAGHDGVGARFMDCALTGCVVDETALGRARVLDSVLTGLRGVGTHLAESTFRDVELVDARLGGTQLHGAVLERVVVRGGKLDYLNLREARLRDVVFDSCVLVEPDFAGASLERVEFVDCALKGADFGGAALTDVDLRGAVPLEIVRGLDRLSGAVISTGQLLDLAPFLAAELGIRVE; the protein is encoded by the coding sequence ATGGCGAGGAGAGCGACGGGTGGCGGGCCGGCGGCCCGGGCAGGGGTGAAGGGTGCGCGACGGCCGGAGCTGAGGCTGCCGCCCCTTCGGCCGTGGGCCGGGGGTGGGCTGGAGCCCGACGGTGACTACGACGGACTGGAGTTCCGTGAGGCGGACCTCGCCGGGCACGACGGGGTGGGCGCGCGGTTCATGGACTGCGCGCTGACCGGGTGCGTGGTGGACGAGACGGCGCTGGGCCGGGCCCGGGTGCTGGACTCGGTGCTGACCGGGCTGCGGGGGGTCGGTACGCATCTCGCCGAGTCCACGTTCCGCGACGTCGAGCTGGTCGACGCGCGCCTCGGCGGGACGCAGTTGCACGGGGCGGTGCTGGAGCGGGTCGTGGTCCGGGGCGGCAAGCTGGACTACCTCAACCTGCGCGAGGCCCGTCTGCGGGACGTCGTCTTCGACTCCTGCGTGCTGGTCGAGCCGGACTTCGCGGGCGCGAGCCTGGAGCGGGTGGAGTTCGTCGACTGCGCCCTGAAGGGGGCCGACTTCGGTGGCGCGGCGCTGACGGACGTGGATCTGCGCGGGGCCGTCCCGCTGGAGATCGTGCGCGGTCTGGACCGGCTGTCGGGGGCGGTGATCAGTACCGGGCAGCTGCTCGACCTGGCTCCGTTCCTGGCGGCCGAGCTGGGGATCCGGGTGGAGTGA
- a CDS encoding flavin reductase family protein, with product MLKTPSSTALAASGHAEGVSNDEFRAAMSRLAAGVVLVTAQEPPLDPDDPGSPAVESVGMTATAFMSVSLDPPLVLVSLREGSRMDDLLDEQPLWAVSVLAESQRHIAGRFAMKGRISDRLLFEDIAHTRGEVSGAPLVGGALATLECRTEERVAAGDHTLVIGRVLTAQVPSAEGGALLYFRGRYRQLG from the coding sequence GTGCTGAAGACTCCCTCATCCACCGCCCTCGCCGCTTCCGGGCATGCTGAGGGGGTGAGCAACGACGAGTTCCGGGCCGCGATGTCCCGGCTGGCCGCGGGTGTGGTACTGGTGACCGCGCAGGAACCGCCGCTGGACCCGGACGACCCCGGGTCACCGGCCGTCGAGAGCGTCGGCATGACCGCCACCGCGTTCATGTCGGTCTCCCTGGACCCGCCGCTGGTGCTGGTCAGCCTGCGCGAGGGCTCCCGCATGGACGACCTGCTCGACGAACAGCCGCTGTGGGCGGTGTCGGTCCTCGCCGAGAGCCAGCGGCACATCGCGGGCCGCTTCGCCATGAAGGGCCGCATCAGCGACCGGCTGCTCTTCGAGGACATCGCCCACACCCGCGGCGAGGTCAGTGGCGCCCCGCTGGTGGGCGGCGCGCTGGCCACCCTGGAGTGCCGTACCGAGGAGCGGGTGGCCGCCGGCGACCACACCCTGGTCATCGGCCGCGTCCTGACCGCGCAGGTACCGAGCGCGGAGGGCGGCGCACTGCTCTACTTCCGCGGCAGGTACCGCCAGTTGGGCTGA
- a CDS encoding bifunctional GNAT family N-acetyltransferase/NUDIX hydrolase, translating into MMLEPLVSGQDIPVPLLGELTALYASNRAYQRLSGDFPDPDDIRPGQVADALAGELAVPGAEVLVARVEDGRLVGIAITLAHHPDPADPDPWIGLLMVDAAEHGKGHGRTLAELLENRFRAEGRAAVRLAVLDGDPGALAFWTSLGYRVIAHRPDRALGRPCAVLRKVLHRTPRRAARIAVVDPEGAVLLLRYDNTEVGVHWALPGGGLEPGETPREGALRELAEETGWGDLEPGPLLCTWEHDFTHTGVPVRQHEHVYVTRGPRRDPAGPEVAAAHATDLILEWRWWSRRELAEEREPVWPPDLARLLDEWEA; encoded by the coding sequence ATGATGCTCGAGCCCCTGGTCTCCGGCCAGGACATCCCGGTCCCGCTGCTCGGCGAGCTCACCGCGCTGTACGCGTCCAACCGCGCGTACCAGCGGCTCAGCGGCGACTTCCCCGACCCGGACGACATCCGGCCGGGGCAGGTGGCGGACGCGCTGGCCGGGGAACTGGCCGTGCCGGGCGCCGAGGTGCTGGTGGCCCGTGTTGAGGACGGGCGGCTCGTCGGGATCGCGATCACGCTGGCCCACCACCCCGACCCCGCCGACCCGGACCCGTGGATCGGGCTGCTCATGGTGGACGCGGCGGAGCACGGCAAGGGCCACGGCCGCACCCTCGCGGAACTCCTCGAGAACCGCTTCCGTGCGGAGGGCCGCGCCGCCGTACGCCTCGCCGTCCTCGACGGCGACCCCGGTGCCCTGGCCTTCTGGACCTCGCTCGGCTACCGGGTGATCGCCCACCGCCCCGACCGGGCCCTCGGCCGCCCCTGCGCCGTCCTGCGCAAGGTGCTGCACCGCACCCCCCGGCGGGCGGCCCGGATCGCCGTCGTGGACCCCGAGGGCGCAGTCCTGCTGCTGCGGTACGACAACACGGAGGTCGGCGTCCACTGGGCGCTGCCCGGCGGAGGCCTGGAGCCCGGCGAGACCCCGCGCGAGGGCGCCCTGCGCGAGCTGGCCGAGGAGACCGGCTGGGGCGACCTGGAGCCCGGCCCGCTGCTGTGCACCTGGGAACACGACTTCACGCACACGGGAGTTCCCGTCCGCCAGCACGAGCACGTCTACGTCACCCGCGGCCCGCGCCGCGACCCGGCCGGACCCGAGGTCGCCGCCGCGCACGCCACCGACCTCATCCTCGAATGGCGCTGGTGGAGCAGGCGGGAACTGGCGGAGGAGCGGGAGCCGGTCTGGCCGCCGGACCTCGCCCGGCTGCTGGACGAGTGGGAGGCGTGA
- a CDS encoding M1 family metallopeptidase has product MSRSLRLVPAVSALLALALTGTACDGGVHGTPGGSGVRDPYFPKAGNGGYDVGHYALTLDYTPAGRHLTGTAVITARATKDLSAFDLDLVGLRVESVTVEGRKARFSRAGQELTVRPHDDLRKGETFSTTVRYSGTPRTLTDPDGSAEGWLPTADGALGLGEPVGSMAWFPGDDHPSDKAAYDITVTVPKGLQAVSNGELTSRSTKGGRTTYAWHMAQPMASYLATVAVGHFTMTRTEGPHGLPVLTAVDPTQAKASEKVLAKIPEIIKWEEYNFGPYPFSSTGAVVDRPEDVKYALEAQTRPVFPGAPDTSTLVHELAHQWYGDSVTPKSWRDMWLNEGFATYAEWLYREDFGGKSAQETFDEYYEGDHEEVWAFPPAKPSSAAHISDSPVYQRGAMVLQKIRQKIGDEAFWDLLKGWAAAHRHGSASTAEFTAYVQKRAPDHDFRGIWRDWLYGDGKPAHP; this is encoded by the coding sequence ATGTCCAGATCCTTACGCCTTGTCCCGGCCGTCTCGGCGCTGCTGGCCCTCGCCCTCACCGGCACGGCGTGCGACGGCGGCGTGCACGGCACCCCGGGCGGTTCCGGCGTACGTGATCCGTACTTCCCGAAGGCGGGCAACGGCGGTTACGACGTCGGCCACTACGCCCTCACCCTGGACTACACCCCCGCGGGCCGCCACCTCACCGGTACGGCCGTCATCACCGCCCGTGCCACCAAGGACCTGTCCGCCTTCGACCTCGATCTCGTGGGCCTGCGCGTCGAGTCGGTCACCGTCGAGGGCAGGAAGGCCCGCTTCAGCCGTGCCGGGCAGGAACTCACCGTCCGGCCCCACGACGACCTCCGCAAGGGCGAGACCTTCAGCACGACCGTGCGCTACTCGGGCACCCCGCGTACCCTCACCGACCCCGACGGCTCCGCGGAGGGCTGGCTGCCCACCGCCGACGGCGCCCTCGGCCTCGGTGAACCCGTCGGCTCCATGGCCTGGTTCCCCGGCGACGACCATCCGTCCGACAAGGCGGCCTACGACATCACGGTCACCGTCCCGAAGGGCCTCCAGGCGGTGTCCAACGGCGAGTTGACGAGCCGGAGCACCAAGGGGGGCCGCACGACGTACGCCTGGCACATGGCGCAGCCGATGGCGAGCTATCTCGCGACGGTCGCCGTCGGGCACTTCACGATGACCCGGACCGAGGGCCCGCACGGGCTGCCGGTCCTCACGGCCGTGGACCCGACCCAGGCGAAGGCGAGCGAGAAGGTGCTCGCGAAGATCCCCGAGATCATCAAGTGGGAGGAGTACAACTTCGGGCCGTACCCGTTCTCCTCCACCGGTGCCGTCGTCGACCGCCCGGAGGACGTGAAGTACGCCCTGGAGGCCCAGACCCGGCCGGTCTTCCCGGGCGCTCCCGACACCTCCACCCTCGTCCACGAACTCGCCCACCAGTGGTACGGCGACTCGGTCACGCCGAAGAGCTGGCGGGACATGTGGCTCAACGAGGGCTTCGCGACCTACGCGGAGTGGCTGTACCGGGAGGACTTCGGCGGCAAGAGCGCCCAGGAGACCTTCGACGAGTACTACGAGGGGGACCACGAGGAAGTCTGGGCGTTCCCGCCGGCGAAGCCGTCCAGCGCCGCGCACATCTCCGACAGCCCCGTCTACCAGCGCGGGGCCATGGTCCTGCAGAAGATCCGGCAGAAGATCGGTGACGAGGCCTTCTGGGACCTCCTCAAGGGCTGGGCGGCCGCCCACCGCCACGGCAGTGCGAGCACCGCCGAGTTCACCGCGTACGTGCAGAAGCGGGCGCCGGACCACGACTTCCGCGGGATCTGGCGGGACTGGCTGTACGGGGACGGCAAGCCGGCCCACCCGTGA
- a CDS encoding peptidase inhibitor family I36 protein, translating to MSMLKKSLTTVAVTGALLGGAFATPAAAADPNTCPSGKVCGWSGTNRTGHRTVESFTPGCYPFTTARSVSNQTSYRIEFWHATTGCGAGSRLVTLQPHTYSDNTHGTVTGIEVWAR from the coding sequence ATGAGCATGCTCAAGAAGAGCCTGACGACGGTGGCCGTGACCGGCGCACTCCTGGGCGGCGCCTTCGCCACCCCGGCCGCGGCGGCCGACCCCAACACCTGCCCGAGCGGGAAGGTCTGCGGGTGGTCGGGAACGAACAGGACGGGCCACAGGACGGTCGAATCCTTCACGCCCGGCTGCTACCCCTTCACCACGGCGCGGTCCGTCTCGAACCAGACGTCCTACCGCATCGAGTTCTGGCACGCCACCACCGGCTGCGGCGCCGGCAGCCGCCTGGTCACTCTGCAGCCGCACACCTACTCGGACAACACCCACGGCACCGTCACGGGCATCGAGGTCTGGGCGAGGTAG
- a CDS encoding GNAT family N-acetyltransferase: protein MTLHLREVTPANLDAALAVRVHPRQEHAVAPVVKSLAEAYVHPGVAWPRLVMDGDRPVGFLMAALDIDWYEDGTVRRSALWRLNIAAGEQGRGYGRFAVDSVAAEVRRRGGTQLYVTWHPGPDGPEEFYLRLGFRKNGETSGEQTVGVLELEPPARARPA from the coding sequence ATGACGCTCCACCTGCGAGAAGTGACCCCCGCCAACCTCGACGCCGCCCTCGCCGTCCGTGTGCACCCCCGTCAGGAACACGCGGTCGCCCCGGTCGTGAAGTCCCTCGCCGAGGCCTACGTGCACCCCGGCGTCGCCTGGCCCCGGCTCGTCATGGACGGCGACCGCCCGGTCGGCTTCCTGATGGCCGCGCTCGACATCGACTGGTACGAGGACGGCACCGTGCGCCGTTCCGCGCTGTGGCGGCTCAACATCGCCGCCGGGGAACAGGGCAGGGGCTACGGCCGTTTCGCCGTCGACTCCGTGGCCGCCGAGGTGCGCCGCCGGGGCGGCACACAGCTGTACGTCACCTGGCACCCCGGCCCGGACGGTCCCGAGGAGTTCTACCTCCGCCTGGGCTTCCGGAAGAACGGGGAGACGAGCGGGGAGCAAACGGTCGGCGTGCTGGAGTTGGAACCGCCCGCCCGAGCCCGGCCGGCTTGA
- the cdgB gene encoding diguanylate cyclase CdgB has protein sequence METESEPYVRLASLRQLHQVMADMNTARSLADTLQTVADGAVHALGYEMACVNLVRPDGDGDLVVAAFSGNSAAEALITGRAGSRESWDRRLNMGERWGDLVFIPHTEGWVLDDDDVPQWYTDGPAPRFEDEWHPSDRLFAPMFTPGVQGGSSGELLGVISVDRPRNGRRPGAWGREALQMYAFQAAIAISNARLRANMQRALVRLEREQQALRASEESFRQAFEYAPSGMAIAEMGGDQHGRILRTNDALCRLLGRPASAMRRYSFSDLVHPEDIGTLLRTSAEGGRAELRLGRRDGSYVWVSLRNSVVADAADGPRFLLTHVEDIEERKRRELQLAHRASHDSLTGLPNSAELRSRLSARLCQRPTHTGVVESLDAAYGHPAFDMPAGHGFDFPPGAQAFDAFDHHVHTAAPEDDRDDGAKGLAVLFCDLDGFKSINDRFGHNAGDAVLIEVARRLSRQVRDGDTVARLGGDEFVILADGLGRADAQDLAVRLRGEIIQPIRAEGRAVRVGASFGIGWAHCGMTADEVLKSADERMYVEKRSRPKQHRRAG, from the coding sequence ATGGAGACCGAGTCGGAGCCGTATGTCCGCCTTGCGTCCCTGCGACAGCTGCACCAGGTCATGGCCGACATGAACACGGCACGCAGCCTGGCGGACACACTGCAGACAGTCGCCGACGGCGCCGTCCACGCCCTCGGGTACGAGATGGCGTGCGTGAACCTGGTGCGCCCCGACGGCGACGGCGACCTCGTGGTCGCCGCGTTCTCCGGGAACTCCGCCGCCGAGGCCCTCATCACCGGCCGGGCCGGCTCCCGCGAGTCCTGGGACCGACGGCTGAACATGGGCGAACGCTGGGGCGACCTCGTCTTCATACCGCACACCGAGGGCTGGGTCCTCGACGACGACGACGTCCCGCAGTGGTACACCGACGGGCCCGCGCCGCGCTTCGAGGACGAGTGGCACCCCTCCGACCGCCTCTTCGCGCCGATGTTCACCCCCGGCGTGCAGGGCGGCTCCTCCGGCGAACTGCTCGGCGTCATATCCGTCGACCGCCCGCGCAACGGCCGGCGCCCCGGCGCCTGGGGCCGCGAGGCCCTCCAGATGTACGCCTTCCAGGCCGCCATCGCGATCAGCAACGCGCGTCTACGTGCGAACATGCAGCGCGCCCTGGTCCGGCTGGAGCGCGAGCAGCAGGCCCTGCGCGCCAGCGAGGAATCCTTCCGGCAGGCCTTCGAGTACGCCCCCTCCGGCATGGCCATCGCCGAGATGGGCGGCGACCAGCACGGCCGCATACTGCGCACCAACGACGCCCTGTGCCGGCTGCTGGGCCGGCCCGCCTCCGCGATGCGCCGCTACTCCTTCTCCGACCTCGTCCACCCCGAGGACATCGGCACCCTGCTGCGCACCTCGGCGGAGGGTGGCCGGGCCGAGCTGCGGCTGGGCCGCAGGGACGGCAGCTACGTCTGGGTGTCCCTGCGCAACAGCGTGGTCGCGGACGCCGCCGACGGCCCGCGCTTCCTGCTCACGCACGTCGAGGACATAGAGGAGCGCAAGCGCCGCGAGCTCCAGCTCGCCCACCGTGCCTCCCACGACTCGCTGACCGGGCTGCCCAACTCCGCCGAGCTGCGCTCCCGGCTGTCGGCCAGGCTGTGCCAGCGGCCCACGCACACCGGTGTGGTGGAGTCCCTGGACGCGGCCTACGGCCACCCCGCCTTCGACATGCCCGCCGGGCACGGCTTCGACTTCCCGCCGGGCGCGCAGGCGTTCGACGCCTTCGACCACCATGTGCACACGGCGGCTCCCGAGGACGACCGGGACGACGGGGCCAAGGGACTCGCGGTGCTCTTCTGCGACCTCGACGGCTTCAAGTCGATCAACGACCGCTTCGGGCACAACGCGGGTGACGCGGTTCTCATCGAGGTGGCCCGCAGGTTGTCCCGCCAGGTCCGGGACGGTGACACGGTGGCCCGGCTCGGCGGCGACGAGTTCGTGATCCTCGCCGACGGCCTCGGCCGGGCCGACGCCCAGGACCTCGCCGTACGGCTGCGAGGCGAGATCATCCAGCCGATCCGGGCCGAGGGGCGGGCCGTCCGGGTGGGCGCGAGTTTCGGCATCGGATGGGCGCACTGCGGCATGACCGCGGACGAAGTGTTGAAGTCCGCCGACGAGCGGATGTACGTAGAGAAACGATCTCGTCCCAAACAGCACCGACGCGCCGGGTGA
- a CDS encoding carbohydrate-binding protein, producing MTPGDNGASTPEDDDPFGYLYADGQARGAQPPSGGYGYPNSVSRVRAVGERQYGQQSTVPQQQGAYGQPNAHYQAPETLPGGATTSRQAAPSGGDGGRRGPNTKGLLIGAIAVVAAVVIGISVAMINGNADDDKSGNEADSTPTHSQSHEPSPTNTKSTPAGELPKADAKDLNLGPGLTTSTDVKGARASGGTYVTGFNQAGATITWTFKGIPTAGKYSVYVGYSVPGKDGNATLSVNGTPSDRPVDLKNWTGAGAGDYEKGWTKTFNYIQLDQGTNTIQISCGQGNQCDALIDQVWLVKGWVKSGG from the coding sequence ATGACGCCCGGCGACAACGGCGCGAGCACGCCCGAGGACGACGACCCGTTCGGCTATCTGTACGCAGACGGCCAGGCCCGGGGAGCGCAGCCGCCGTCCGGCGGTTACGGCTATCCGAACTCGGTCAGCAGGGTGCGGGCCGTCGGCGAGCGCCAGTACGGTCAGCAGTCGACCGTCCCGCAGCAGCAGGGTGCCTACGGCCAGCCGAACGCCCACTACCAGGCCCCGGAGACGCTGCCCGGCGGTGCCACGACGAGCCGGCAGGCGGCCCCGTCCGGCGGTGACGGCGGCCGTCGCGGCCCCAACACCAAGGGCCTGCTGATCGGCGCGATCGCGGTGGTCGCGGCGGTCGTCATCGGCATCAGCGTGGCGATGATCAACGGCAACGCGGACGACGACAAGTCCGGCAACGAGGCGGACTCCACCCCGACCCACTCCCAGAGCCACGAGCCGAGCCCGACGAACACCAAGTCGACCCCCGCCGGCGAACTGCCGAAGGCGGACGCGAAGGATCTGAACCTCGGGCCCGGGCTGACGACGTCGACGGACGTCAAGGGCGCCAGGGCGAGCGGCGGCACCTATGTGACGGGCTTCAACCAGGCCGGAGCCACGATCACCTGGACCTTCAAGGGCATCCCCACCGCCGGCAAGTACAGCGTCTACGTCGGGTACAGCGTTCCCGGCAAGGACGGCAACGCCACCCTCTCGGTCAACGGCACGCCTTCCGACAGGCCCGTCGACCTGAAGAACTGGACGGGCGCCGGGGCGGGCGACTACGAGAAGGGCTGGACGAAGACCTTCAACTACATCCAGCTCGACCAGGGCACGAACACCATCCAGATCTCGTGCGGGCAGGGCAACCAGTGCGACGCCCTCATCGACCAGGTCTGGCTGGTCAAGGGCTGGGTCAAGTCCGGAGGCTGA
- a CDS encoding sigma-70 family RNA polymerase sigma factor has product MSDEGSDQYGERHDEGDRRADRDFLADRFEGYRGHLRSVAYRMLGSAAEAEDAVQEAWFRLHRSDTREVENLGGWLTTVVGRVCLDMLRSRRTRGEEPLDTWRPAPSAEPDPAQDAVLADSVGLALLVVLDTLSPAERLAFVLHDLFGVPFEEIGGILGRSPAAARQLASRARRRVRGADAPETDLARQREVVDAFLAAARGGDFDGLLAVLDPDVVARSEAGVTSGAAGVAAGAASFARLARIARPALVDGATGLVVLVDGRPERVLTFAFAADRITVVDIVTDPARLAELTVEPV; this is encoded by the coding sequence ATGAGCGACGAGGGCAGCGACCAGTACGGCGAACGGCACGACGAGGGGGACCGGCGCGCCGACCGCGACTTCCTCGCCGACCGGTTCGAGGGATACCGGGGGCATCTGCGATCCGTGGCCTACCGGATGCTGGGCTCGGCGGCGGAGGCCGAGGACGCGGTCCAGGAGGCGTGGTTCCGGCTGCACCGGTCCGACACGCGTGAGGTGGAGAACCTCGGGGGCTGGCTGACGACCGTGGTGGGCCGGGTCTGCCTCGACATGCTGCGCTCGCGGCGCACCCGGGGCGAGGAGCCCCTGGACACCTGGCGTCCGGCACCGTCCGCCGAGCCGGACCCCGCGCAGGACGCCGTGCTCGCCGACTCGGTCGGGCTGGCGCTCCTGGTCGTCCTCGACACGCTGTCGCCGGCCGAGCGGCTGGCGTTCGTGCTGCACGATTTGTTCGGGGTGCCCTTCGAGGAGATCGGCGGCATCCTCGGGCGCAGCCCGGCGGCGGCGCGGCAGCTCGCGAGCCGGGCCCGGCGCCGGGTGCGGGGCGCCGACGCGCCGGAGACCGACCTGGCCCGGCAGCGGGAGGTGGTCGACGCCTTCCTGGCCGCCGCCCGGGGCGGGGACTTCGACGGGCTGCTCGCGGTGCTCGACCCGGACGTGGTGGCGCGCAGCGAGGCCGGCGTGACCAGTGGCGCGGCGGGGGTCGCCGCCGGAGCGGCGAGCTTCGCCCGTCTGGCGCGGATCGCGCGTCCGGCGCTGGTGGACGGCGCGACCGGACTGGTCGTCCTCGTCGACGGCCGTCCGGAACGCGTGCTGACCTTCGCCTTCGCGGCCGACCGCATCACGGTCGTCGACATCGTGACCGACCCGGCGCGCCTCGCGGAACTGACCGTAGAGCCGGTCTGA
- a CDS encoding M4 family metallopeptidase: MVVLALQNGAANAAPAAHPSGARAVALSAPARAAALESAQDHAGAAAHALGLGAKEKLVARDVVEDADGTVHTRYERTYAGLPVLGGDLVTHVAKSGTLKGVSKATGARISVPSTTAAVSPAGARKSALKAAGVAEATASASRKVVWAAGTKPVLAYESVVTGVRHDGTPSERHVISDATTGKEIYSYEAIDTGTGTSRYSGTVPLGTTATAGGGYDLTDGGRGGHRTYDLNGGTNGTGTLFHDADDAWGDGTVNSRQTAAVDAAYGAAVTWDFYKSAFNRNGIAGDGRAAYSRVHYGNAYVNAFWNDSCFCMTYGDGQGNVNPLTSLDVAGHEMSHGLTAATAGLKYSRESGGLNEATSDILGTSVEFFANNSADTGDYLIGEKIDINGDGTPLRYMDRPSKDGGSADYWSKSVGRLDVHYSSGVANHFFYLLSEGSGAKTVNGVAYDSPTYDGSAVTGIGRTKAYQIWYKALSTYFTSSTDYAGARTGTLRAAADLYGSGSAEYHAVAAAWTAVNVK, from the coding sequence ATGGTCGTCCTCGCACTGCAGAACGGCGCCGCGAACGCCGCCCCCGCCGCACACCCCTCAGGCGCTCGCGCGGTCGCGCTGAGCGCCCCGGCCCGCGCCGCCGCCCTGGAGTCCGCCCAGGACCACGCCGGCGCGGCGGCGCACGCACTCGGCCTGGGCGCCAAGGAGAAGCTCGTCGCCCGTGACGTGGTCGAGGACGCGGACGGCACCGTGCACACCCGCTACGAGCGCACCTACGCCGGGCTGCCCGTGCTCGGCGGCGACCTGGTCACCCACGTGGCGAAGAGCGGCACGCTCAAGGGCGTCAGCAAGGCGACCGGGGCGCGGATATCCGTGCCGTCCACCACCGCCGCCGTGTCCCCGGCCGGCGCGCGGAAGAGCGCCCTGAAGGCAGCCGGCGTTGCCGAGGCCACCGCCTCCGCCTCCCGCAAGGTCGTCTGGGCCGCGGGCACCAAGCCGGTCCTCGCCTACGAGTCCGTCGTCACGGGCGTCCGGCACGACGGCACCCCGAGCGAGCGGCACGTCATATCCGACGCCACGACCGGCAAGGAGATCTACTCCTACGAGGCCATCGACACCGGCACGGGCACCAGCCGGTACAGCGGCACGGTCCCGCTCGGCACCACCGCCACCGCGGGCGGCGGCTACGACCTGACCGACGGTGGCCGCGGCGGCCACAGGACGTACGACCTGAACGGCGGCACGAACGGCACGGGCACGCTCTTCCACGACGCGGACGACGCCTGGGGCGACGGCACCGTGAACAGCCGCCAGACCGCCGCCGTCGACGCCGCCTACGGTGCGGCCGTCACCTGGGACTTCTACAAGTCGGCGTTCAACCGCAACGGCATCGCGGGCGACGGCAGGGCCGCCTACTCCCGGGTCCACTACGGCAACGCCTACGTCAACGCCTTCTGGAACGACAGCTGCTTCTGCATGACGTACGGCGACGGCCAGGGCAACGTCAACCCGCTGACGTCACTGGACGTCGCCGGCCACGAGATGAGCCACGGCCTGACCGCGGCCACCGCCGGGCTGAAGTACAGCCGGGAGTCGGGCGGCCTGAACGAGGCCACGTCCGACATCCTCGGCACGTCGGTGGAGTTCTTCGCGAACAACAGCGCCGACACCGGGGACTACCTCATCGGCGAGAAGATCGACATCAACGGCGACGGCACCCCGCTGCGCTACATGGACAGGCCCAGCAAGGACGGCGGCTCCGCCGACTACTGGTCCAAGTCGGTCGGCCGTCTCGACGTCCACTACTCCTCGGGCGTCGCCAACCACTTCTTCTACCTGCTGAGCGAGGGCAGCGGCGCGAAGACGGTCAACGGGGTCGCCTACGACTCCCCGACCTACGACGGATCGGCCGTGACCGGCATCGGCCGGACCAAGGCGTACCAGATCTGGTACAAGGCGCTCAGCACCTACTTCACCTCGTCGACCGACTACGCGGGCGCCCGCACCGGCACCCTCCGGGCGGCGGCCGACCTGTACGGGTCGGGCAGCGCCGAGTACCACGCGGTGGCGGCCGCCTGGACGGCCGTGAACGTCAAGTAA
- the arfB gene encoding alternative ribosome rescue aminoacyl-tRNA hydrolase ArfB → MGHMSGPYLIRGSVSLPEAELIWRFSRSSGPGGQHVNTSDSQVELRFDLARTEALPEVWKERALQRLAGRLVDGVVSVRASEHRSQWRNRETAAVRLASLLAEATAPPPKPRKPTRIPRGINERRLREKKQRAQTKRGRSGQDWG, encoded by the coding sequence ATGGGACACATGTCCGGGCCCTATCTCATCCGCGGCTCGGTCTCGCTTCCCGAGGCCGAGCTGATCTGGCGTTTCTCGCGGTCGTCCGGGCCCGGCGGGCAGCACGTCAACACGAGTGACTCCCAGGTGGAGCTCCGTTTCGACCTCGCGCGCACCGAAGCGCTCCCCGAGGTGTGGAAGGAGCGGGCGCTCCAGCGGCTGGCCGGGCGGCTCGTCGACGGCGTGGTGTCCGTACGGGCCTCCGAGCACCGCTCCCAGTGGCGCAACCGCGAGACCGCCGCCGTGCGCCTCGCCTCCCTGCTCGCGGAGGCCACCGCGCCGCCGCCCAAGCCCCGCAAGCCCACCCGGATCCCGCGCGGCATCAACGAACGCCGGCTGCGGGAGAAGAAGCAGCGGGCGCAGACGAAGCGGGGCCGCTCCGGGCAGGACTGGGGCTGA
- a CDS encoding TerD family protein yields MAVSLSKGGNVSLTKEAPGLTAVTVGLGWDVRTTTGTDFDLDASAIAVNTQGKVYSDAHFVFFNNKQTPDNSIVHTGDNRTGEGAGDDEAINVNLAALPADIDKIVFPVSIYDAENRGQNFGQVRNAYIRIVNQAGGAEIARYDLSEDAATETAMVFGELYRNGAEWKFRAVGQGYASGLVGIAQDFGVNV; encoded by the coding sequence ATGGCTGTAAGCCTGTCCAAGGGTGGCAACGTCTCGCTCACCAAGGAGGCTCCGGGCCTGACCGCCGTCACCGTGGGCCTCGGCTGGGACGTCCGCACCACCACCGGCACGGACTTCGACCTGGACGCGTCCGCCATCGCGGTCAACACGCAGGGCAAGGTCTACTCGGACGCGCACTTCGTCTTCTTCAACAACAAGCAGACCCCGGACAACTCCATCGTCCACACCGGTGACAACCGCACGGGTGAAGGCGCGGGCGACGACGAGGCGATCAACGTCAACCTGGCCGCGCTCCCGGCCGACATCGACAAGATCGTCTTCCCGGTCTCCATCTACGACGCCGAGAACCGCGGCCAGAACTTCGGCCAGGTCCGCAACGCCTACATCCGCATCGTCAACCAGGCCGGCGGCGCCGAGATCGCGCGGTACGACCTCTCCGAGGACGCCGCGACCGAGACGGCCATGGTCTTCGGCGAGCTGTACCGCAACGGCGCGGAGTGGAAGTTCCGCGCGGTGGGCCAGGGCTACGCCTCGGGCCTGGTCGGCATCGCCCAGGACTTCGGCGTGAACGTCTGA